The Gammaproteobacteria bacterium genomic sequence CGGATTGCGAGACGACCAGTGGGAACGAATCAAGGATTTACTGCCGGACCAAGAAGGCCACGTCGGGGTAACGGCCAAGGACAATCGGTTGTTTGTGGAAGCGGTGCTGTATCGGTATCGGGCCGGCATGCCGTGGCGGGATTTGCCCGAACGCTTCGGCGATTTTCGGGTGATTCATACCCGTTTCAC encodes the following:
- a CDS encoding transposase; protein product: MARRYGLRDDQWERIKDLLPDQEGHVGVTAKDNRLFVEAVLYRYRAGMPWRDLPERFGDFRVIHTRFT